TTTCTTCTTACATGGACCCGCCCTTCGGTAACCCGCAGGCTAAGGCCGTCAAATTCAAAACTGGTCCCCCGTACCGAAGCGGTTACCGTAGGGCTCCGTACCGTAAAGTCTGTCCTTCCCCCTGCGGGGGGCGAAACATCCGCCCTGACCCTCCCGGTTTGCAGGTACAGCCCCACCTGCTCATTGCCCGCAAGCTCCTGTATTTCCTGCAGGGTCAGCCGGGTCAGGGGCCGGACCGTGAGCAGGGAATTTCCCAGGCTGATCAATGCCGTGCTATTAAACCCCGTGGATATTGCCGTTGCCGTCTCTATACGCTGCCCCACAATGGCGGCAGTCCATCCCGCCGCCCCCGGCGCCCGTAGCTCCACAGTCCCGCTGAATTCCCGGATAAACGCCCGCTCTTCCCCGGTATTCTGGGCGGATAAAGTCCCGCATACAAACAGCAGAATTACTGCGATCTTTTTCATCTCTGTCTCCTTTTTTCAATAGCGGCAAATTACAATGACAACGTTATTCCCGTCGAAATTTTCCATTGCACCGGGGTGTCCTGGTAAAACGCGCCTCCCAGGCCCGGAAAAAAGGCCCCGCCCTCAAGGGTAAGCCGGATAGCCGATTCAGGCGCCCATGCCGCAGAAGCGTACAGCTCGGCGCCCAAAAAGGGGGAGCTTGAGCCAGGGTCCAGATCGGCATTGAAATAGGTTTCCCGGTCGGTTCTGATAAAATAGGCCGCCCCCGCAGCAGCGGATACTTCGCTGTGCAGCCGGACGGTATAGGAGCCGTTTAGGCTCATGAGGGCGGAAATCCGGGGAGTAAATATTTCACCCTGACTGATGCCGTTCAGGGGCAGAAAAGCCCCAAGGAAGTCACTGGTTGCCCCGCTGGACCAGCGGATCCGCGCAGAAAGCATGTCCTGCAAAGCGCTCGGGGGTTCCCAATCCGCGCCGCCTGAAACGGCGAAGCCCAGCTGTAGGTCCTGCTCTTCAATAAATTCCACTGAGGCGGCAAGGTTCAGGGTGAGGGGTTCAATGGGCGTAAAAAAGTAATGACCCAAAAGGTATTGGCTGTGAAGAGAGTCCTGCCCGTTGAGGTCAAATTGGGCAAGGCCGTTCAGGGCCAAAAAAGTCCGGCTGGTCAAATCGGGAAACTCCCCGGTAACAGCGAACAAAAAACGCCGGGATGCTGAATAACTGTCCCCATCTCCATAGTCCAGGGATTTATGGTAATTGTCATAGTCCTGTTTGGTCAGCAGTATCGCTGCGCTTTCCTTGTACAAAAGCCCGGTATAATAGACCCCCAGGGAAAGCCGCGCCTTATCAAATAAAAAAGCGCCGTTCACACCATCAAAGAGCCCTGATACGATCATTTCCGCAGAATCTTTAACAGGCTGCCGCCCGAAACTTACATAGGCCCGGGAAAGAGGCCGCCAGGTAAGTTCTGTCCGTTCCACTTCAAAGAGGAGAGGATCCATCTCTCCGTCCTCATACTCCGCAGTTAAACGCCCGGAAGCATAATACGAAAGCCCTTCCTGTAAAACGCCGGAAATCCATGGGGTCATGGTCCCGGTAAAAACGAAATCACCCGCATCATCATTGATAGTACCGTATTCCGGCGTTATGCCGAGCACGAGCCCAAAATCCGCTCCAAAGGCGGTAAACCCGGCGGCAAGGAGCAGCAAAAGGAGAAAACCTGTTTTTAATTTCATAGTTCTCTGTCCCCAACCAGGCTAAGCACATTCCCCAGGATCTGCAAAAATCGTTCCCCCGTTACTCCCCTTGCGGG
This window of the Treponema primitia ZAS-1 genome carries:
- a CDS encoding FecR family protein translates to MKKIAVILLFVCGTLSAQNTGEERAFIREFSGTVELRAPGAAGWTAAIVGQRIETATAISTGFNSTALISLGNSLLTVRPLTRLTLQEIQELAGNEQVGLYLQTGRVRADVSPPAGGRTDFTVRSPTVTASVRGTSFEFDGLSLRVTEGRVHVRRNEGIAVYVGAGHKVTMDTETGKIANPAERAREVLALPAQAGKESVPDAPAIPAAAAAGDFAVGTDWN